In Hymenobacter gelipurpurascens, one DNA window encodes the following:
- a CDS encoding chryseobasin-related MNIO class RiPP peptide, with protein MKLSQAILGAVLVGLTAQTTGCIKKSDPTPKEEQGKSGKKSPEIPYNCPGCGLG; from the coding sequence ATGAAACTATCTCAGGCAATTCTCGGAGCCGTTCTGGTAGGCCTCACCGCCCAGACCACTGGCTGCATCAAAAAAAGCGACCCGACGCCCAAAGAGGAGCAGGGCAAATCCGGCAAAAAATCCCCCGAAATCCCCTATAACTGCCCCGGCTGTGGCCTAGGCTAG
- a CDS encoding DinB family protein: MEQHTRKGLLEELSSLLTQGNAHVPFEAACANVPVELLNKPVPELPYTVWQLAEHIRIAQWDIVEFCLNPGHISPPWPDGYWPRPGTAVDEATWQATLAQIQEDRSRFLELLHDPRQDLLAPLPHGTGQTLLREALLIADHTAYHTGQIILVRRLLKNWG, encoded by the coding sequence ATGGAACAGCACACCAGAAAAGGCCTCTTAGAGGAGCTGAGCAGCTTACTGACGCAAGGCAATGCTCATGTTCCGTTTGAAGCGGCCTGCGCGAATGTTCCGGTGGAGCTGCTAAACAAACCCGTGCCCGAGCTGCCTTATACCGTGTGGCAGCTAGCTGAACACATCCGCATTGCGCAATGGGATATAGTGGAGTTCTGCCTGAACCCCGGACACATTTCCCCGCCATGGCCCGATGGCTACTGGCCTAGGCCAGGTACTGCGGTGGATGAGGCCACCTGGCAAGCTACCCTCGCCCAGATTCAGGAGGACCGCAGCCGGTTTCTGGAGCTGCTCCATGACCCGCGCCAAGACCTGCTGGCTCCGCTGCCCCACGGCACCGGCCAAACGCTGTTGCGCGAAGCCCTCCTGATTGCGGATCATACGGCCTACCACACCGGCCAAATCATTCTGGTGCGTCGTTTACTCAAGAACTGGGGGTAG
- a CDS encoding VOC family protein, which produces MINYRVQNIEGLVSQLAASGVTILDTITSHDYGKFVHVLDADGNKLELWEPA; this is translated from the coding sequence ATGATCAACTACCGGGTGCAGAACATCGAAGGATTAGTAAGCCAGCTCGCCGCCAGCGGAGTAACCATCCTGGATACCATCACGAGCCACGACTACGGCAAATTCGTCCATGTCCTGGACGCCGACGGCAACAAACTAGAACTGTGGGAGCCCGCTTAA
- the purE gene encoding 5-(carboxyamino)imidazole ribonucleotide mutase has translation MTRTQLSNTHPTSDTPNLSTPPDKPLIGVVMGSSSDWDTMQHAVQILTQFGVAHEARVVSAHRMPDDLFAYAEQAGPRCLQAIIAGAGGAAHLPGMIAAKTTVPVLGVPVASRHLQGVDSLHSIVQMPKGVPVATFAIGNAGAANAALFAVSMLALHDPALATKLQAFRAEQTEAARAMTLPV, from the coding sequence TTGACCCGTACTCAATTGAGCAATACTCATCCCACTTCCGACACCCCCAACCTTAGCACCCCTCCGGACAAACCACTGATCGGCGTGGTCATGGGCTCCAGCAGCGACTGGGACACCATGCAGCATGCCGTGCAGATTCTCACGCAGTTTGGCGTGGCCCACGAAGCGCGCGTGGTATCAGCTCACCGCATGCCCGACGACTTGTTTGCTTACGCCGAGCAAGCCGGCCCGCGCTGCTTGCAAGCCATCATCGCCGGCGCGGGTGGGGCCGCCCACCTGCCGGGTATGATTGCCGCCAAAACCACGGTGCCCGTGCTGGGGGTGCCCGTGGCCAGTCGCCATTTGCAGGGGGTCGACTCCTTGCACAGCATCGTGCAAATGCCCAAAGGGGTGCCCGTGGCCACGTTTGCGATTGGCAATGCCGGGGCGGCTAATGCGGCTTTGTTCGCCGTGAGCATGCTAGCCCTACACGACCCAGCCCTGGCGACCAAGCTGCAGGCGTTTCGCGCCGAACAAACCGAAGCCGCTCGCGCTATGACGTTGCCCGTATGA
- a CDS encoding SDR family oxidoreductase: protein MHTEQNEPRPTNSEINPKPTSYPTSEEDMEKQPDWDMSSYQPAGKLKGKVALITGGDSGIGRAVALAYAMEGADVAVIYQTNAEDAAVVGRAVEAQGRKFLAIQCDVRSADACREAVRQTYAELGGFNILVNNAAYQMGYEHFETIPEENIHRTFDTNIKGYIFMAQAAIPFLKEGDSIINTGSIAGLVGNPHQVDYASTKGAIHTFTKSLAAYLGEKKIRVNAVLPGPIWTPLIPGTMLKEDLKKFGDATMLGRPGQPEELAPAYVYFASQDGSYSTGSLLEVTGGMPKTN from the coding sequence ATGCATACGGAACAGAACGAACCACGCCCTACCAATAGCGAAATCAACCCCAAGCCTACCTCCTATCCTACTAGTGAAGAAGACATGGAGAAGCAGCCCGACTGGGATATGTCGTCGTACCAGCCGGCGGGCAAGCTCAAGGGGAAAGTGGCCCTCATCACGGGCGGCGACTCCGGCATTGGGCGGGCGGTGGCCCTGGCCTACGCCATGGAAGGTGCCGATGTAGCCGTCATCTACCAGACTAACGCCGAAGACGCCGCCGTGGTGGGCCGGGCCGTAGAAGCCCAGGGCCGCAAGTTCCTGGCCATTCAGTGCGATGTGCGCTCCGCCGACGCCTGCCGGGAGGCCGTGCGCCAGACCTATGCCGAGTTGGGCGGCTTCAATATCCTCGTCAATAATGCAGCCTACCAGATGGGCTACGAGCACTTTGAGACCATTCCTGAGGAAAACATTCACCGCACCTTCGATACCAACATCAAGGGCTACATTTTTATGGCGCAGGCCGCTATTCCGTTCCTGAAGGAAGGCGACTCTATCATTAATACCGGCAGCATTGCGGGCCTCGTGGGCAATCCGCACCAGGTTGACTATGCCTCCACCAAAGGCGCTATTCATACTTTCACTAAGAGCCTGGCGGCCTACCTCGGCGAGAAGAAGATTCGGGTGAATGCGGTGCTGCCCGGCCCTATCTGGACGCCCCTCATCCCGGGCACCATGCTGAAAGAAGACCTCAAAAAGTTCGGCGACGCCACCATGCTCGGCCGCCCCGGACAACCCGAGGAGCTAGCCCCCGCCTACGTGTACTTCGCCTCGCAGGACGGCAGCTACTCCACCGGCAGCCTGCTGGAAGTAACGGGCGGCATGCCCAAAACCAACTAG
- a CDS encoding SDR family oxidoreductase, translating to MKDATNLSRRQIISGLGASLAVAAAGPILSAEAATSAPDAAPEPLKDPTTAYPRPPFKSQTQAWPGLASKMEPVPDHGEKTYKGSGRLKGRKALITGGDSGMGRAAAIAYAREGADVAINYLPSEEADAKEVIALIKAAGQKGVAIPGDLRDEAFCKKLVEEAVRQLGGLDIVVSNAARQQTRKSILDLTTEDFDATMKTNIYAPFWIIKAALPHLKPGSAIIGTTSEQATDPSEDLYDYAQTKAATTNYVRSLAKQLAPKGIRVNGVAPGPIWTPLQVSGGATQEKLVKFGGDTPMARPGQPAELAGIYVLLADPLASYATGQVYGSAGGKGLP from the coding sequence ATGAAAGATGCTACTAACCTCAGCCGTCGCCAGATAATCAGTGGCCTAGGAGCCAGTTTGGCTGTGGCCGCCGCAGGCCCCATACTATCCGCTGAAGCAGCCACCAGCGCCCCCGATGCTGCCCCCGAACCCTTGAAAGACCCGACCACCGCCTACCCCAGACCGCCGTTTAAAAGCCAGACCCAGGCCTGGCCCGGCCTCGCCAGCAAAATGGAGCCCGTGCCCGACCACGGCGAAAAAACCTACAAAGGCTCGGGACGCCTGAAGGGCCGCAAAGCCCTCATCACGGGCGGCGACTCCGGCATGGGCCGCGCCGCCGCCATTGCCTATGCCCGCGAAGGCGCCGACGTGGCCATCAACTACCTGCCCTCCGAAGAGGCCGATGCCAAAGAGGTTATTGCCCTCATTAAAGCCGCCGGCCAGAAAGGCGTAGCCATCCCCGGCGACCTGCGCGACGAAGCCTTCTGCAAGAAGCTCGTAGAGGAAGCCGTGCGCCAGCTGGGTGGCCTAGATATCGTGGTCAGCAACGCCGCCCGGCAGCAAACCCGCAAGTCCATCCTCGACCTCACTACCGAGGACTTCGACGCGACGATGAAAACCAACATCTACGCCCCGTTCTGGATTATTAAGGCCGCGCTGCCCCATCTGAAGCCCGGTTCGGCCATCATCGGGACCACGTCGGAGCAGGCCACCGACCCCTCCGAAGACCTCTACGACTACGCCCAGACCAAGGCCGCCACTACCAACTACGTCCGCTCCCTAGCGAAACAGCTGGCCCCCAAAGGCATCCGGGTAAACGGGGTGGCTCCCGGCCCCATCTGGACGCCCCTGCAGGTGAGCGGCGGCGCCACTCAGGAAAAGCTCGTGAAGTTCGGCGGCGATACGCCCATGGCCAGGCCAGGTCAGCCAGCAGAGCTGGCCGGTATTTACGTGCTGCTCGCCGACCCGCTGGCCAGTTACGCCACCGGGCAGGTGTATGGGTCTGCGGGCGGCAAAGGCTTGCCGTAG
- a CDS encoding universal stress protein: MQNILVPTDFSPEAHNAFEVAMQLASRTGGHITLLHVVDAPRSSGIVSTGGTAGAAPMNGVFMVQLLQRTKRRMHELMAEVASDRPEVPVQDRIATGDIDEAVLDVIRERHIDLVVIGAHVHAPDHSVFGHISHAERLVRLAPCPVLTVKRPAPDFNVHSIVFASDFSAEADRAIPSLRQLCAAFPEAILHLLDVVTTAHNSGAALERIHSFASRHQLAAYEPDVVSAPRVSTGIPRYTDQAHADLVVMLTHGHSGIWHFLQGSIAETVAVQAEAPVLTFHI, translated from the coding sequence ATGCAAAACATCCTTGTTCCCACCGATTTTTCGCCGGAGGCGCACAATGCCTTTGAGGTAGCCATGCAGCTGGCCTCTCGTACCGGCGGCCACATTACCTTGCTGCATGTGGTAGACGCACCCCGTTCTTCGGGCATAGTATCTACGGGCGGCACAGCGGGCGCGGCCCCGATGAATGGAGTATTTATGGTGCAGCTGCTACAGCGTACTAAGCGCCGGATGCACGAGCTGATGGCCGAAGTAGCCAGCGACAGGCCTGAGGTACCCGTGCAGGACCGCATCGCTACTGGCGATATTGATGAGGCAGTGCTGGACGTCATTCGGGAACGCCACATTGATTTGGTAGTAATAGGCGCGCACGTGCATGCGCCGGACCACTCTGTATTCGGGCATATTTCGCATGCTGAGCGCCTGGTCCGGCTTGCGCCCTGCCCTGTGCTTACGGTAAAACGCCCGGCGCCCGATTTCAATGTGCACTCCATTGTGTTTGCTTCCGACTTTTCTGCCGAAGCCGACCGCGCCATACCCAGCCTGCGGCAGCTGTGCGCTGCCTTCCCCGAAGCCATCCTGCATCTGCTCGACGTGGTAACGACTGCGCACAACTCCGGGGCGGCACTAGAGCGCATTCATTCGTTTGCCAGCCGGCACCAGCTAGCCGCTTATGAGCCAGATGTAGTAAGCGCCCCGCGGGTAAGCACCGGCATTCCGCGCTACACAGATCAGGCTCACGCCGATTTGGTGGTGATGCTCACTCATGGCCACTCGGGCATATGGCACTTTTTGCAAGGAAGTATCGCGGAAACTGTGGCCGTGCAAGCGGAGGCCCCCGTGCTTACTTTCCATATTTAA
- a CDS encoding serine hydrolase domain-containing protein: protein MKILLLFLALLATLAPGAAQPTRPKPAARPITNIPQLTDSITRIMRREHIPGLMLAIVSPDPAERFVGGLGLSDVEHKTPVTANTLFRIGSVTKTFVAVGLMQLVEQGKLSLNDEVRKLAPEIPIDNPWEATDPVRVVHVLEHTAGFDDMHFNHVYNSTPTDPRGAAAVQVFRKELRCRWRPGERMSYSNPGYEVAGYLLEKLSGMPYEQYLSQHLLRPLGMPDATAELRPASNPNLKLAQGYKYEDGQYQRLKLLPIYAGPAGSMSASAADMDLWVRFFLHDFRAPDGKPLLRPESLREIETAHSPLEARAGLAAGYGLANMAMSTKGNALFRGHGGGIDGFRSTFAYNRELGRGFALSNNGDQSTSSIDKVVREFLLRQAPAPPAPAAAPALDAAAVAPYLGHYQNVSPRNQLMGLSDYLLGDEQLVQRGNLLLLQPLLGQADTLVPAGGLTFRSPRARLASTVLTHDHDGHRMLVTSGGYLQEASATWWWVRPALFALSLLLLVTASVAGLVWLVYAVRRLVPRSQVLPRVLPLLATAALIATFAALASLARHMWHAGSLGPETVLLSLSPIVAAVFSLAGLLLTLRYFSRFRSRTVAWYLLFTYGALGWLIVALGTYGWLSLRLWGV, encoded by the coding sequence GTGAAAATACTACTACTTTTCTTGGCGCTGCTGGCCACTCTGGCACCTGGCGCGGCCCAGCCAACCCGGCCGAAACCTGCCGCCCGGCCTATCACCAACATCCCGCAGCTCACCGATTCTATTACGCGCATAATGCGGCGGGAACACATTCCGGGGCTGATGCTGGCCATCGTCTCGCCCGACCCGGCGGAGCGCTTTGTGGGTGGCCTAGGCCTCTCTGATGTGGAGCACAAGACGCCCGTAACGGCCAACACGCTGTTTCGCATTGGGTCCGTTACCAAAACGTTTGTGGCCGTGGGCCTGATGCAGCTGGTAGAGCAAGGCAAGCTCAGCCTCAACGACGAGGTGCGCAAGCTGGCTCCCGAAATCCCCATTGATAACCCCTGGGAAGCCACCGACCCGGTGCGGGTGGTGCACGTGCTGGAGCACACTGCCGGCTTCGATGACATGCATTTCAACCACGTCTATAACTCCACCCCCACTGACCCACGAGGCGCGGCCGCGGTGCAGGTGTTCCGGAAGGAGCTGCGCTGTCGCTGGCGGCCCGGTGAGCGAATGTCGTACTCCAACCCCGGGTATGAGGTGGCGGGCTACCTGTTGGAAAAGCTCAGCGGAATGCCATATGAGCAATACCTGAGCCAGCACCTGCTGCGCCCCCTGGGCATGCCCGATGCCACTGCCGAGCTACGCCCTGCCTCCAACCCCAACTTAAAGCTGGCCCAAGGCTACAAGTACGAGGATGGCCAGTACCAGCGCCTGAAGCTGCTGCCCATCTATGCCGGACCAGCTGGTTCCATGAGTGCCTCGGCGGCCGATATGGACCTGTGGGTGAGGTTTTTCCTGCATGATTTCCGGGCCCCCGATGGGAAACCTCTGCTTCGGCCCGAAAGCCTGCGCGAGATTGAAACGGCGCACAGCCCCCTGGAGGCCCGGGCTGGCCTGGCTGCTGGCTATGGCTTGGCGAACATGGCCATGAGCACGAAGGGCAATGCCTTGTTCCGGGGCCACGGCGGAGGCATTGATGGCTTCCGCTCCACCTTCGCTTACAACCGCGAGCTGGGCCGGGGCTTCGCCCTCTCCAACAACGGCGACCAGAGCACCAGCAGCATTGATAAAGTGGTGCGCGAATTTCTGCTGCGGCAGGCACCTGCCCCGCCCGCACCAGCCGCCGCCCCTGCACTGGATGCGGCAGCCGTAGCGCCCTACCTAGGCCACTACCAGAATGTATCGCCCCGCAACCAACTCATGGGCCTCAGCGACTACCTGCTGGGCGATGAGCAGCTGGTGCAGCGCGGTAACCTGTTACTCCTCCAGCCACTGCTAGGCCAGGCCGATACGCTGGTGCCCGCCGGCGGCCTTACATTTCGCTCGCCCAGGGCGCGGCTGGCCAGCACGGTGCTCACCCACGACCACGATGGCCACCGTATGCTGGTCACTTCCGGCGGGTATCTGCAGGAGGCCAGCGCTACCTGGTGGTGGGTGCGGCCGGCCCTGTTTGCCCTGAGCCTACTGCTGCTGGTTACGGCCAGCGTAGCGGGCCTGGTATGGCTGGTGTATGCCGTGCGCCGATTGGTGCCGCGCAGCCAGGTGTTGCCCCGCGTGTTGCCCCTACTGGCTACTGCCGCTCTGATAGCCACCTTCGCTGCTCTGGCCAGTCTGGCCCGGCACATGTGGCACGCCGGTAGCCTGGGCCCCGAAACCGTTTTGCTGAGCCTGAGCCCCATAGTGGCCGCCGTGTTTTCCCTGGCCGGCCTGCTCCTGACGTTGCGCTACTTTAGCCGCTTCCGCAGCCGTACAGTGGCCTGGTACCTGCTGTTTACCTACGGCGCCCTGGGCTGGCTGATAGTGGCCCTGGGCACCTATGGCTGGCTGAGCCTACGACTCTGGGGCGTATAG
- a CDS encoding DUF3592 domain-containing protein, which yields MKSPVEYLITLAGGVALFWWGQHLWRQRRRLEKMGLLTTGVVVGHDYGPIVEFSIGDNTTVIVKPPISAYRRFNQIGERVSLYYNPDDPQDFVLNTLQQRAIPYIFLVGGAGFVIGGTYAYFS from the coding sequence ATGAAATCACCGGTTGAGTACCTGATTACACTTGCGGGAGGGGTGGCGCTGTTTTGGTGGGGCCAGCATCTGTGGCGCCAGCGGCGGCGACTGGAGAAAATGGGTTTGTTGACAACCGGGGTAGTAGTTGGGCATGACTATGGCCCTATCGTAGAGTTCAGCATTGGAGATAACACCACGGTTATAGTCAAGCCCCCAATAAGCGCCTACCGCAGATTCAACCAAATCGGCGAACGGGTTAGCCTATACTACAACCCGGATGATCCGCAGGATTTTGTCCTGAATACGCTTCAGCAGCGGGCTATACCGTATATTTTCCTGGTAGGTGGAGCTGGCTTTGTGATAGGTGGTACCTATGCCTATTTTTCGTAA
- a CDS encoding YfiT family bacillithiol transferase codes for MHTYMEQDLTNLQYPIGRPVLPEAPLTAAQRTEYIGQLAALPAQLTAAARKAGGVRLENAYRPGGWTGRQVIHHVADVHLNFYMRFRLALTEDNPTIRPFDMNAWAALPDNDAVPITVSLALLEALHSRWVTLLWHLTEQQWQRTFYHPLYNQTFTLDQALVQYSWHGRHHQAHIELLSQQA; via the coding sequence ATGCATACTTATATGGAGCAGGACCTGACCAACCTACAGTACCCTATTGGGCGCCCGGTGCTGCCGGAAGCACCCCTGACGGCAGCTCAACGAACCGAGTACATCGGGCAGCTGGCCGCACTGCCTGCCCAGCTTACGGCCGCGGCGCGCAAAGCCGGGGGCGTGCGCCTGGAAAACGCGTACCGCCCCGGCGGCTGGACGGGTCGACAGGTTATCCATCATGTAGCCGATGTGCACCTGAATTTCTATATGCGCTTCCGGCTGGCCCTCACGGAAGACAATCCGACGATCCGGCCTTTTGATATGAACGCCTGGGCTGCCCTGCCCGATAACGATGCCGTGCCCATCACGGTGTCGTTGGCGCTGCTAGAGGCGTTGCACTCGCGCTGGGTTACGCTGCTCTGGCACCTCACGGAGCAGCAGTGGCAGCGCACGTTTTACCACCCGCTCTACAACCAGACCTTCACACTCGACCAGGCGCTGGTGCAATACAGCTGGCACGGCCGGCACCACCAAGCACATATTGAGCTACTAAGCCAACAGGCCTAG
- a CDS encoding 5-(carboxyamino)imidazole ribonucleotide synthase, translating into MNDTSNAGAMTPIFPGSKDAAGRRATLGVMGGGQLGRMFVHAAQRLGYFTAVLDPDAKSPAGLVSHHHIQSDYSDPAGLAQLADLCQAITTEFENVPSQALQKLAQTRPVAPGATVVGIAQNRIEEKAHFAACADISGVTCAPYAVIETPAQLQAALEGRTDLMPGILKTARMGYDGKGQIRVKTTSELAAAWAELGGVACVLEKMLPLTAECSVLVARGWDGQVVSFAPQSNVHVEGILAVTHAYEGNMPPALATNARDAAVAIAQHLGYVGVLCVEFFVVDDGSTHGGLVVNEMAPRPHNSGHYTLDACDASQFDMQVHAMAGLPLPKPRQHSPAIMLNLLGDVWFDASGQLQEPNWQAVLSLPGTHLHLYGKSEARVGRKMGHLTITGPDIASVKTVARRAAELLRLPGLDTI; encoded by the coding sequence ATGAACGACACTAGCAACGCCGGGGCAATGACCCCAATTTTTCCGGGCAGCAAAGACGCCGCGGGCCGGAGGGCCACCCTGGGAGTGATGGGAGGCGGCCAGCTAGGCCGGATGTTTGTGCATGCTGCCCAGCGCCTGGGATACTTCACCGCGGTGCTGGACCCTGACGCGAAAAGCCCGGCCGGACTGGTGAGTCACCACCATATCCAGAGCGACTACAGCGACCCGGCCGGGCTGGCGCAACTTGCCGACCTGTGCCAGGCCATCACCACCGAGTTTGAAAACGTGCCCTCCCAGGCCCTGCAAAAGCTGGCCCAGACCCGGCCCGTAGCACCGGGCGCGACCGTCGTGGGCATTGCCCAAAACCGCATCGAGGAAAAAGCCCACTTTGCCGCCTGCGCTGATATATCGGGGGTGACCTGCGCGCCCTATGCCGTGATTGAAACGCCAGCCCAGTTGCAGGCCGCCCTGGAAGGAAGAACCGATTTGATGCCCGGCATCCTGAAAACCGCGCGCATGGGCTACGATGGCAAGGGTCAGATTCGCGTCAAGACCACTAGTGAACTGGCCGCAGCCTGGGCGGAACTGGGCGGCGTCGCTTGCGTGCTGGAAAAGATGCTGCCGCTCACCGCCGAGTGTTCGGTGCTGGTGGCGCGCGGCTGGGACGGGCAAGTCGTCAGCTTCGCCCCGCAGAGCAACGTGCACGTCGAGGGCATTTTGGCCGTGACCCACGCGTACGAAGGCAACATGCCGCCCGCTCTAGCGACTAATGCCCGCGACGCGGCCGTTGCTATCGCGCAGCATCTCGGTTATGTGGGGGTGCTGTGCGTCGAGTTTTTTGTGGTGGACGATGGCAGCACGCACGGCGGCCTGGTAGTCAATGAAATGGCCCCGCGCCCGCACAACAGCGGCCACTACACCCTCGATGCCTGTGACGCGTCGCAGTTTGACATGCAGGTGCATGCCATGGCGGGCTTGCCTTTGCCGAAGCCGCGCCAGCATTCCCCGGCCATCATGCTCAACCTGCTGGGCGATGTGTGGTTTGACGCCAGCGGTCAACTCCAGGAGCCGAATTGGCAGGCCGTGTTGAGCCTGCCGGGTACGCATCTGCACCTGTACGGCAAGTCGGAAGCGCGAGTAGGCCGCAAGATGGGCCACCTGACCATCACCGGCCCGGATATCGCCAGTGTCAAAACCGTAGCGCGGCGCGCCGCTGAACTACTCAGGTTGCCGGGGCTGGACACCATCTAG
- a CDS encoding sensor histidine kinase, with amino-acid sequence MSELEEEPLPALDLRLTAENLEDLYEYAPCGYCSCLPDGTLVKLNQTLLGWLGYSREELVARRCLQDLLTVGGRLHYETYCAPLLLLQNQVKEISYQLRLQNGSTLPVLMNAVLLRDTNGQPLVVRVTLFDITDRRKYEQELLRAKAEAEVQGEQLARANELLTIRNEQLTRINAELDNFVYTASHDLKQPASNMLGLFEELKQTITFHDPQADKMVTMFDESLHQMLSTIEELTMLVQRQRQLEQVPLEAIELRPFAEEIIRSLQPGTTSTADFTLDFEAAPTLRITRTGLHSMLFNLLSNALKYSEPGRRPHVWVSTTPADKEVVLSVRDNGRGLDLERHGHDLFQLFRRFHPEVVGSGIGLYLVNRLVHQAGGRIEVESTVGEGTAFHIHLPT; translated from the coding sequence ATGAGCGAGCTTGAGGAAGAGCCTCTGCCGGCCCTAGACCTGCGGCTGACAGCGGAAAATCTGGAAGACCTGTATGAGTACGCGCCCTGCGGCTATTGCTCCTGCTTGCCCGATGGAACGCTGGTCAAGCTAAACCAAACGCTGCTGGGCTGGCTGGGGTATTCCCGGGAAGAGCTGGTGGCCCGTCGCTGCCTGCAAGACCTGCTCACGGTGGGAGGGCGCCTGCACTATGAAACGTACTGCGCGCCTCTGTTGCTGCTGCAGAATCAGGTAAAGGAAATCAGCTACCAGCTACGCCTGCAGAATGGCTCTACCTTACCGGTGCTCATGAATGCGGTACTGCTGCGCGATACCAACGGGCAGCCGCTGGTAGTGCGCGTCACGCTGTTTGATATCACCGACCGGCGTAAGTACGAGCAGGAGCTGCTGCGGGCCAAGGCCGAAGCGGAGGTGCAAGGCGAGCAGCTAGCCCGCGCCAATGAGTTGCTGACGATCCGCAACGAGCAGCTCACCCGCATCAACGCCGAGCTCGATAACTTTGTGTACACCGCCTCCCACGACCTCAAGCAGCCGGCCAGCAACATGCTAGGCCTGTTCGAGGAACTGAAGCAAACCATCACCTTCCACGACCCGCAGGCCGACAAGATGGTGACCATGTTCGATGAGTCTCTGCATCAAATGCTAAGCACTATTGAGGAGCTTACTATGCTGGTGCAACGCCAACGGCAGCTGGAGCAGGTGCCGCTGGAGGCCATTGAGCTGCGCCCGTTTGCGGAAGAAATCATTCGGAGCCTGCAGCCGGGAACAACCTCTACCGCCGATTTTACGCTGGATTTCGAAGCTGCTCCTACGCTGCGCATCACCCGGACCGGTTTGCACAGTATGCTGTTTAACCTGCTGAGCAATGCCCTCAAATACTCCGAGCCCGGCCGCCGTCCGCACGTCTGGGTCAGCACCACGCCCGCCGACAAGGAGGTAGTGCTGAGCGTGCGCGACAATGGCCGGGGGCTCGACCTGGAGCGCCACGGCCACGACCTGTTCCAGCTGTTTCGGCGCTTCCATCCGGAGGTGGTAGGTTCTGGTATTGGCCTCTACCTCGTCAACCGGCTGGTGCATCAGGCCGGCGGCCGTATTGAGGTAGAAAGCACCGTAGGGGAGGGTACTGCGTTCCACATTCATCTGCCCACCTAA
- a CDS encoding multinuclear nonheme iron-dependent oxidase produces MRTVAPPDNANERAIYSSIACNLDANILTAAFPLLEQGKVEALEWSFDALFWAEQVPDWFTELLQAYSAQHRLVGHGVYFSLLSGRWTAEQQQWLQHLKELTRRFSFDHVTEHFGFFTGQNFHAGAPLPIPYGSNTLRIGQDRLRRMQEACGCPVGLENLAFAYSLEEVKRHGEFLEQLVEPVNGFLILDLHNVFCQLHNFSVPYEELMALYPLDRVREIHISGGSWEASGQVPGLQIRRDTHDEAVPEEVFQLLYNTMPRCPNLKYVVLEQLGTGLQTEDSRAHFQSDFHRMQALVNQHRSTTSIRAVQPFLPIHSAVAGPVAEDAQLHEQQQQLSHILETAPSYEDAQRQLQASALAYTAWKVEEWEPHMLETAISIAQKWKPQPR; encoded by the coding sequence ATGCGCACAGTTGCCCCGCCTGACAATGCCAATGAGCGCGCCATCTACTCCTCCATTGCCTGCAACCTCGACGCCAACATTCTGACGGCGGCATTTCCGTTGCTGGAGCAGGGGAAGGTAGAGGCACTGGAATGGTCGTTTGATGCGCTGTTTTGGGCTGAGCAAGTGCCGGATTGGTTTACGGAATTGCTACAGGCCTACAGCGCTCAACATCGGCTGGTGGGGCATGGCGTGTACTTCTCCCTGCTCTCGGGGCGTTGGACGGCAGAGCAGCAGCAGTGGCTGCAACACCTGAAGGAGCTGACCAGGCGGTTTTCCTTCGACCACGTTACGGAGCACTTTGGCTTCTTTACGGGCCAGAATTTTCATGCGGGGGCTCCGCTGCCCATCCCGTATGGCAGCAACACCCTGCGCATTGGGCAAGACCGCCTGCGCCGGATGCAGGAGGCCTGCGGATGTCCCGTAGGCTTAGAAAACCTGGCCTTTGCTTATAGTTTGGAGGAAGTGAAACGGCACGGCGAGTTTCTGGAACAGCTGGTGGAGCCCGTAAACGGCTTTCTGATTCTGGACCTGCACAACGTGTTCTGCCAGCTCCACAACTTCTCCGTTCCGTACGAAGAGCTGATGGCACTATATCCGCTGGATCGGGTGCGGGAAATCCATATTTCGGGCGGCAGCTGGGAGGCATCGGGGCAGGTGCCGGGCCTCCAGATCCGGCGCGATACCCATGATGAGGCCGTGCCAGAAGAGGTGTTTCAGCTCCTGTACAACACCATGCCCCGCTGTCCCAACCTGAAATATGTGGTGCTGGAGCAGCTTGGTACTGGCCTACAGACCGAGGACAGCCGTGCCCACTTCCAGTCCGACTTTCATCGGATGCAGGCGTTGGTTAACCAACACCGCAGCACCACCAGTATCCGCGCCGTTCAGCCTTTTCTGCCCATCCATTCCGCAGTGGCGGGCCCGGTAGCAGAAGATGCGCAGCTCCACGAGCAGCAGCAGCAGCTTTCCCACATCCTGGAAACAGCGCCATCCTACGAAGACGCCCAGCGGCAGCTCCAGGCTTCCGCACTGGCCTACACCGCCTGGAAAGTGGAGGAGTGGGAACCACACATGCTGGAAACCGCCATCAGCATTGCCCAGAAGTGGAAGCCCCAGCCCAGGTAG